The genomic interval ATGGTGGCCTTCATTGAAGAAACTCGGTCAGCTTAACAATTTATTTAACACCAAGAGGGCGGCCGCTCTCTACCAATCTCGGAGAATTGTTGTAGGGGTTTGTCGACACACACGTGCGTTTACAGTGTCTGATCTTGTCTCCATCCCGCCTTTTTGCGTGACGACTATTCATTCAACCATCAGCCCCTCGAGGAAAAGGGCCCGCCCGCTGCAGAATCCGTGTGTAATGACGGAGCAACCGGAGTCTGAGGGGGGAAAAAAGAGGCCAAGCGGCGGTGACGGCGGGAAAATCACACAGAGACTGAGATCGAGGGAAGAGGCGACTGCAGTAGTCCGCCCTTTCACCTTGACCGTAAGTCTCTGGAGAGAAACGTCCATCCGCCGCGCACAAAACAACGATATCATCGACGTCTCGGTCACAACGGCACCGGCAAAAAGGCGGGAAACGGGGGTAGTTTGAAGGGGCAAAGCTGTAAACGGACGGACCTTTTCCGCGGGACTAAGAAGCTCGCCGCCCAGGATCTCGGGTCGCCGCCATTTTTCTCACACGCCTCCAAGTTCTCCATGTTCACACTTCAGCAACGACCGCACAGGTAAACGCAAATGCACAGCAATACGCAAAACGCATCACGCACACCCGCACATGCACATACACGCAGCCCTGGAGGGGGCTCTTGCCAGccctccctcctcctccttcagcCCTCGACTAAGGCAAGGTGATGAGCACGGTGAAAGCGCCCGGGTTGGATGGATGTGGAGAGCAACAACAAGACCCAACACCATGCGTGTGACGTTGTCGGAATACCACGGCACGTAGCCAGCCAGGCCTTTCGTAAGGCAGGGTAAGGAGGGGAGGGGTGGGAGTGCCTTTGGTTTGACTGTCATCCAGGAACTGGGAAACCACACAGACCTTTCATGTTTCTTGTTGCTTGATGTTcgaacacacacacacacacacacactcgcACATATGCACATACATGCACACACATACGTATGTACCTCTCAGCCCAGCCTCTTGCTTTCTTGTTTAGTTGCCTAGTTGTAGAAAGTTACAGTGTTAGTGGTGATTGTGTTTTGTTGTGTCCGATTGGATGTGCGTGCAAAATGTAAACATTGCGCTTGGATTGTTCACCATCTCTTGACTTTTGTTCAGCTGAAGAACCAGAGAAGAGGCCCGTGGACTTGGAAGTCTCCGACGgtttgtttgtttgtttTGGACAAGAAATGTTCTACCAAAGAGGGATGTGACATAGGGAACATGTTTGTCTGTCACTGTCAAGAAACAAGCGCATCAGACActgacacacacacacccacccccttttacTCTGAGGCAGGGCTGTCTTGCTTTTCCTATGGTGCCGGACTGTTGGGTTCACCATGTGGACTATGCAGAAATACAGAGGAGAAAAAACTTGTCAATCTTTCTGAGTGTTGGACACAGCAATGGATTGGGAGATACGAGTTAAGAAATGTGATCTTGGAATGTTTTTGTACTATATACAAGAGAATATCATCCTTTTTGTGTATGGGCTCATAGACAGTTAAATAAAGAGAATTTGTTACAATGATATCGTTCTACGTATCCTGTGATGAAGAGAGAAGCTCAAGCCTCTGGTTTGGCTCTTTGGGTTGAAGAGAAAGAGAAATAAAAATGTTTGACCCCTTTGCCCAACCCATGAAACACCTCCCACCCCAGTTGTGAAAAAAATAAAACAGTTGTCGAGAAAAACTTGTTATGCAGATTTGTCTGTCCGACCAGCCCAATCCGGTTTCCCACCTATCCCCCCTTCCAGATCCCGCCCCTAGTTGTCCCATTTGTGTGTGTTGTGATGTAAAACCCCAAGTCGCCTTTTCTTGTGTGTTGTGTAAGAATACATTATCCCCATAGATACAGTCGACGTAGAAAAGGGTGCTTTCCAGGAGGAGGGACTTGATCCCATCAACTCCTGGCGGTATTGTTTTTTATACAAAGCTCATGAATATTAGAAATTTGCCCCTGATTTTGCCGAATTTTGTTGTGGTTGGGTCTTTTGCGGTCGTGGTCCGTCGTTAATGATGATAAGATAGAATGAAGCGCGCGTCTGGTATAGTGATAAAAGAATTCTTAAGTCGCAGGAGGTTGCCCTTTGTCTTGGGCGTTGATAGTATTTTTTTTGTTTGACGTTTTTTGTTTCTTTGTCTCGGATGATTCAAGAGGCGTTTTCTTCTAAATGCTTCCCCTCTTGATGTGTGCAGAGCGCCGTTGCTTCAGGTCCATGTCCTCATCAAAGGCCTCGCCATCGCTGAGGGGGACGCTGTTGCGCTTGCCGTCGTCGTACTCGCTGCGCTCTGTCGACGGGAGGATCTTGCTCTCGCCGCTGCGGCTGGACATGGCGTCGGACTCTGCACGGGCGTTGCTGATCATGGTGGGAAGCTGACGGCGCCGCGCGTTGATGAACCAGTTGGAGATCTGGTCTAGAGGCAAAAAGATTAGCGTTTTTTGGTCCCACACCTAACGGGCTCTGAAAAGTGTAAACTTACTCATCTGCAGACCGGTCTGACGCATGAGCTCCTGCTTCTCGTCCTCCGTGGGGTAGGGATGGTGCAGGTGAGCGACGAACCAAGCACGCAGCTTGTCAGTCGTCTCCTTTGGCAGGTTGCCACGGCGCTTGCGTTGCTTGCTGTCACCGTGCATTCCCATGGCTCCAAGCTCTCCGATGCGCATGAACTCAGGGTAGTGACCGTAGCCGGCGGCTGAGAATGGTGTGCGGTCGAAGGGGTGAATGGAGCCGAGGGAAAGAGACTGGACTCGGCTGGGGTGGTGGTATCCATAGGCGTATCCGCTGGGGCGGTATGAAGGAGTAGCCTCCATCATGGGTCCTGAAGACATGGTCATGGAAGGGCGGATGGGCTGGAACTCGTCTTGGGAGTGGCCGCGGACACGTTGCATGGGGATCGATTCCCTCTCGAAGTTCATGGGCGGGAGGCTGGGAAGTGTTGGGCGAGACTCGAGACGCTCGTTGACTTCCATGGCGGGGGATCTCATGGAAGGCATGCCAGATGAAGACATGTAAGGGCTCGTCCTTGCGGATCCAGTCCAGCTCTCAGTGGCAGCGCGGGAAGGAACTGGCGGGGAAATCTGGCGCTGAGGAATGCGAGCAGGAGACTCATAAAGTCTGGGGACACGGCTGACTCTCTCGCTCTCCTGCTCCTCGTCGATTGAGAGTCTCCTCCTCTTGTTCGAGTTTGGCGAGTGAACGTACTCGGGAGGCGTCATGACACCGGCATATCCGACTGTTGGCGAGGTGTTGGAAGAGGTAGTTCTGGTGGTTGATGCCTCCTGGGGTTGCAGGCGAAGGTGGAGTTCTGGGATGGCCTGTATACCAGTCAGTTGTGTGCTCAAACGCCTCTGTGGGCGGCGAGAATCGTCATACCTGACGAATTGATGGCAAGGCGATTCTCTCGGGCTCAGTACGAGGGCGCGAGGAGTAGTCTGAGGAAGACCTGCCGCCATCCCAGGGGTAGTTCTTGAATGCTGAATGGGGGGACGGAGCAGCCATGGCGAGCATAGACATCTTGTGCTGTTCTCTTTGAGAATGAAAGTCTTTTAGACACGACCGTTGCGGACGAGACACTTTGGGTGCTCGATCCTGTGGGTTAAAAAGAAGATTGGCGGACTCGAATGATGAAGCCGCACGGCGGTTTTAAGGACTGCTGCTGATCAGCCCAGGTTCTTATGTGGAGAAAGGTATGCGAGTAAGCTGTACCTAATACGGTCCAGCCAGGAAAGTTCGTTTTTTTCTTGTGTGAAAGTAGCACGTCGGAGAACGATTGCTTGTTGTATCTTGCTTGATGAAGCTTGTTCGGCGGCGAGGTcgaatagtaatagtattgcTATTGCTCGTCAACGACAGACAGAGGCGTGAAGAAGTAGAAGCGATAAAAGGATGCTGATGTGATGGTCAAGTGGTCCCAGCCGTGAATCAACAAGCAGCTCGAATGGGATGATGGTCGGTGATGCTGGAGGTAGATGCAAGGTGGGATGGCAGTCCTTTTGTATATCTTGGAGCTTGGGAAGAGGTCTTGTGCAGGAAGTTTAACGGGCAGCGGTGCACAGATGTGGTGCCAAAATAGGAAATGGGAGAGAAGtgtcgaggaggaggaagaggaggacccGGCGACGGGCCAAATTGGACAAATTAAGACGGTGATTTGAGCACACTGAAACTGACACGAACCAGCCTCAGACGAAAGAGCCCCAAACTAGTAGGTTCTTGTGAATCGGACCGTGGAGACTTTGACTGAGAGTAGGTTGGTAGGTAGACTTGTGCTTGTGAGGTATCCGTAGTAGAGCAAAGTAAACTGGACTGGACTGGAGAGGAAGAAGCGCACAGCCCACGGATGCTTAATGCCTTGCTATGTATCTGGGAACGAGGCCTTTGCTGATGTGGGGGAGGGAGGATGGTTTTGACGGAACAGACTAAACCTGAACTAGCCCAGAGCTGCGAGGCATGGGCAAGGGTGGCATGGCAAGAGGACGATCAGGGTACAAGCAGGCCGTCGATGAGGAACAAGAAGGAGGATGGGATTGCCCATCTCGACCAGGGTCGCAGGACCACACCGTCCGTACCCACACCCCAGTCAGGGCCTGGTCCTAGGATTGCTTCGGTGGCGTTCCCTTTGGCGGGCAACGGACTGATTATGCTAGCTCGAGGTGGTACTTGAGGATGTGCC from Colletotrichum lupini chromosome 2, complete sequence carries:
- a CDS encoding homeobox domain-containing protein; translation: MSMLAMAAPSPHSAFKNYPWDGGRSSSDYSSRPRTEPERIALPSIRQAIPELHLRLQPQEASTTRTTSSNTSPTVGYAGVMTPPEYVHSPNSNKRRRLSIDEEQESERVSRVPRLYESPARIPQRQISPPVPSRAATESWTGSARTSPYMSSSGMPSMRSPAMEVNERLESRPTLPSLPPMNFERESIPMQRVRGHSQDEFQPIRPSMTMSSGPMMEATPSYRPSGYAYGYHHPSRVQSLSLGSIHPFDRTPFSAAGYGHYPEFMRIGELGAMGMHGDSKQRKRRGNLPKETTDKLRAWFVAHLHHPYPTEDEKQELMRQTGLQMNQISNWFINARRRQLPTMISNARAESDAMSSRSGESKILPSTERSEYDDGKRNSVPLSDGEAFDEDMDLKQRRSAHIKRGSI